In Pontiella desulfatans, one DNA window encodes the following:
- a CDS encoding PTS sugar transporter subunit IIA, which produces MMTTKEVRLADYLQEECILCDVDADSRDKAIDQLVGVLHRQLGGFDRAEAVSAVLERERQAPTVLAEGLALPHARLAGLAKPSLALATSHSGIDFEAVGEEPVHVIVLILTPKDDPGAYLRLMASLSKTLAAPHMIKRLSVAGDTREAFGILTEGPEKVEIRLNASSIMNSNPVTLDEGDTLAHAIQAFCSNRIMDIPIVDSDGDLRGVIALEDLLGQSLPQHLLWMEDLSPIENFEPFAELLRKDSETKVADFMHDKYVAIAPDVPAIQLAKIFLMQRIRQIQVVDGRRFLGSVNLDGFSSQIFWA; this is translated from the coding sequence ATGATGACGACCAAGGAAGTCCGCCTGGCGGACTATCTTCAGGAGGAGTGCATCCTCTGCGATGTCGATGCGGACTCGCGCGATAAGGCCATAGACCAGCTGGTGGGGGTGCTCCATCGCCAGCTCGGCGGGTTCGATCGCGCCGAAGCAGTTTCGGCAGTGCTCGAACGCGAACGGCAGGCGCCGACCGTCCTGGCCGAAGGCCTGGCGTTGCCGCATGCACGCCTGGCCGGGCTGGCGAAGCCCTCCCTGGCGCTCGCCACCTCGCACTCGGGCATCGATTTCGAAGCGGTGGGCGAGGAGCCGGTGCATGTCATCGTGCTGATCCTCACGCCGAAGGACGACCCCGGCGCCTATCTGCGCCTGATGGCCTCGCTCTCCAAAACGCTCGCCGCGCCCCACATGATCAAGCGCCTCTCCGTGGCCGGCGACACCCGCGAGGCCTTCGGCATCCTGACCGAGGGGCCGGAAAAGGTGGAGATCAGGCTCAACGCCTCCAGTATCATGAATTCCAACCCCGTCACCCTCGACGAAGGCGATACGCTTGCCCATGCCATCCAGGCGTTCTGCTCGAACCGGATCATGGATATTCCCATTGTCGATTCCGACGGCGACCTGCGCGGCGTGATCGCCCTCGAAGACCTGCTCGGGCAGAGCTTGCCGCAGCATCTGCTTTGGATGGAGGATCTCAGCCCCATCGAAAACTTCGAGCCATTTGCCGAACTGCTCCGCAAGGATTCCGAAACCAAGGTGGCGGATTTCATGCACGACAAGTATGTCGCCATCGCGCCCGACGTGCCGGCCATCCAGCTGGCCAAGATTTTCCTGATGCAGCGGATCCGCCAAATCCAGGTGGTGGACGGGCGCAGGTTCCTGGGGTCGGTCAACCTCGACGGTTTCAGTTCGCAGATTTTCTGGGCGTAG
- a CDS encoding ArsB/NhaD family transporter: MHSDDNGAVLTTKQLMLRMLMLLAISVGIGISGAMFAGFTDKQVVASSVFLAIILGTLFFWTFRLSIAFLGLTVLIFTHSLSIESFVTSAELPVILFLVGMMIVVGALRDLGFFTWVVQALISIPKMTGRKFIAATSVASALLACAVDEVTSIIFIATLIFQVCNRLKLNPTPYIIICVLCTNIGSAGTMMGNPVGIFIGTKAGLTFGDFFQWAFPIMLVSLGSCVAITLVWFRKELDLFDERLRDRMERQLSLVPKVEVPYKRGLALLLFTLAFIASHHALEEGLGLDKNSILLVAPLACAGVVMIIKRDRARHYVEHEVDWWTLLFFMLLFAIAGTLEHTEVTKVIADGFVNACGDKPGILIPSIMATTAIGSAFVDNVIFVAAFSPVITALGESVPAMPLWWALLFGACFGGNITLIGSTANIVALGMLEKQSHAHVGFIQWLKIGALSAFIAMLIAWGMLSVMAPHMPQ; this comes from the coding sequence ATGCATAGCGACGACAACGGGGCGGTACTCACCACAAAACAACTGATGCTGCGCATGCTCATGCTGCTGGCGATCAGCGTCGGCATCGGAATTTCCGGGGCCATGTTTGCGGGCTTTACCGATAAGCAAGTGGTGGCGTCGAGCGTATTCCTGGCCATCATCCTCGGAACCCTCTTTTTCTGGACGTTCCGCCTATCGATCGCCTTCCTCGGGCTGACGGTGCTCATCTTCACCCACTCGCTGAGCATCGAAAGCTTCGTCACCTCGGCCGAGCTGCCCGTCATCCTCTTTTTGGTGGGCATGATGATCGTGGTGGGGGCCTTGCGCGACCTCGGCTTCTTCACCTGGGTGGTCCAGGCGCTCATTTCGATTCCCAAGATGACGGGCCGCAAGTTCATTGCCGCCACCTCCGTCGCGTCGGCCTTGCTGGCCTGCGCGGTCGACGAGGTGACCTCGATCATCTTCATTGCCACGCTCATCTTCCAGGTCTGCAACCGGCTCAAGCTGAATCCGACGCCCTACATCATCATCTGCGTGCTCTGCACCAACATCGGCAGCGCCGGAACCATGATGGGCAATCCCGTCGGCATCTTCATCGGCACCAAGGCCGGCCTCACGTTCGGCGACTTTTTCCAGTGGGCATTCCCGATCATGCTGGTTTCGCTGGGTTCCTGCGTGGCCATCACCCTCGTATGGTTCCGCAAGGAGCTCGACCTGTTCGATGAGCGCCTGCGCGACCGCATGGAACGCCAGTTGAGCCTCGTGCCCAAGGTCGAGGTGCCCTACAAGCGCGGCTTGGCGCTCCTGCTGTTCACCCTCGCATTCATTGCCTCGCACCATGCGCTGGAGGAGGGGCTGGGCCTCGATAAAAACAGCATCCTGCTGGTTGCGCCGCTCGCTTGCGCCGGTGTGGTGATGATCATCAAGCGCGACCGCGCCCGCCACTATGTCGAGCACGAGGTCGACTGGTGGACGCTGCTCTTTTTCATGTTGCTCTTCGCCATTGCCGGAACCCTGGAGCATACCGAGGTAACGAAAGTGATTGCGGATGGCTTCGTCAATGCCTGCGGCGACAAGCCCGGCATCCTCATTCCATCGATCATGGCCACCACCGCCATTGGCTCGGCCTTTGTCGACAACGTCATTTTCGTGGCGGCCTTTTCGCCGGTCATCACGGCGCTGGGCGAAAGCGTTCCCGCCATGCCGCTCTGGTGGGCGCTCCTGTTCGGTGCCTGCTTCGGCGGAAACATCACGCTGATCGGCAGCACGGCCAACATTGTTGCGCTCGGCATGCTCGAAAAACAGTCGCACGCCCACGTCGGCTTCATCCAATGGCTCAAGATCGGCGCACTCTCCGCCTTCATTGCCATGCTCATCGCCTGGGGCATGCTCTCCGTCATGGCGCCCCACATGCCGCAGTAG
- a CDS encoding PEP-CTERM sorting domain-containing protein, whose translation MKRMEILLVAAMAIGMVPVALAVPVPAQIWDSARQDPLEDLPGWHELGIGFPADEAIFATDVPDLYIPCPADYEGGQNYRITIQNLSPNHWTDLHYVADPQTTFSNDDGEAQDLTVPGWTLAFRIDSVGLNQPLVFESMTQDNIFEPGEVWEFVVQDYNNTLGLAPSLLDSWDGFGQGRISYASDGGPPSSASIIAIPEPSTLAFMGVAGAIALFIRRLKIC comes from the coding sequence ATGAAACGCATGGAAATACTACTCGTTGCAGCCATGGCAATCGGCATGGTTCCCGTTGCGCTGGCGGTTCCGGTACCTGCGCAAATATGGGACTCTGCCAGGCAGGATCCATTGGAGGACTTGCCCGGCTGGCACGAACTGGGAATTGGATTCCCAGCCGATGAAGCCATATTCGCAACAGACGTACCGGATCTGTACATCCCCTGCCCTGCAGACTACGAAGGTGGTCAGAACTACAGGATCACGATACAGAACCTGAGTCCCAACCATTGGACAGACCTCCACTACGTGGCCGACCCACAAACCACCTTCTCTAACGACGACGGGGAAGCCCAGGATCTGACGGTGCCCGGATGGACCCTGGCTTTCAGGATCGATTCGGTTGGATTAAACCAACCACTCGTGTTCGAAAGCATGACGCAGGACAACATTTTCGAACCCGGAGAGGTTTGGGAATTCGTGGTTCAGGACTACAACAACACACTCGGTCTTGCCCCATCCCTGTTGGATTCATGGGACGGCTTCGGGCAGGGTCGGATTTCGTATGCCTCCGATGGCGGCCCGCCCTCGTCCGCAAGCATCATCGCCATCCCGGAACCGAGCACGTTGGCCTTCATGGGCGTGGCCGGAGCAATCGCCCTATTCATCCGGCGCTTGAAGATTTGCTGA
- a CDS encoding helix-turn-helix domain-containing protein, producing MVGEFHFKNMVPPEEVLPKGSSESKCLVEDVGNWFSKYTGESIVFGFPRRRDKDGRCILQPKPHPKCMADSCPSGKECQDYWSNQFGATKGSHAIAQWQCPGGNTVFLGCICIGTQLLGFGKVVLRTPHEPMHTSLIKSAVHGTLREMELAIENSILKQKLKTKGSSPPENHQSDEGIPANEHPCVNHAIEYIAEHYRDHDLSLTTVADAIGISSCYLSSLFREATGETFHEQVRNLRLATARELMEDTNLSLSEIARRSGFSTPRNLRRAIQQTEEHE from the coding sequence ATGGTAGGCGAATTCCATTTCAAGAATATGGTACCGCCAGAGGAGGTGCTGCCCAAAGGGAGCAGCGAATCCAAATGCCTGGTCGAAGATGTGGGGAACTGGTTCTCTAAATACACCGGCGAATCCATTGTTTTCGGCTTTCCCCGCCGCAGGGATAAGGATGGCCGGTGCATTCTCCAGCCCAAACCCCACCCAAAATGCATGGCCGACTCATGTCCTTCGGGCAAGGAATGCCAGGACTATTGGTCTAACCAGTTTGGCGCGACCAAAGGTTCGCATGCGATTGCCCAATGGCAATGCCCTGGAGGAAACACCGTTTTCCTTGGATGCATCTGCATCGGAACCCAACTGCTTGGTTTTGGCAAGGTGGTTCTCCGCACGCCGCACGAACCCATGCATACCTCCCTCATAAAAAGTGCCGTACACGGCACCCTCCGGGAAATGGAGCTGGCCATTGAAAACAGCATCCTGAAGCAGAAGCTGAAAACAAAAGGGAGTTCCCCTCCGGAAAACCATCAATCAGACGAGGGGATTCCGGCGAACGAGCATCCCTGCGTGAACCACGCCATTGAATACATTGCCGAACACTACCGCGACCACGACCTGTCGCTCACCACCGTCGCCGACGCCATCGGCATCAGTTCCTGCTACCTTTCGAGCCTGTTCCGCGAAGCCACCGGTGAAACCTTCCATGAACAGGTCAGGAACCTGCGCCTGGCCACTGCTCGGGAACTCATGGAAGACACAAACCTCAGTCTTTCCGAGATTGCACGGCGCAGCGGCTTTTCCACGCCCCGCAACCTCCGCCGCGCCATCCAGCAGACCGAAGAACACGAATAG
- a CDS encoding cupin domain-containing protein gives MNAIVQQPKSTVVKLFPLNGNFPNNPKLPLVIYDQALKLPPDGAPDEIEKLIQSNGWGNSWRWGLYDYHHYHSTAHECLCIYRGTVTVQFGGEKGFKVVAEAGDVVILPAGLCHRNIQCSPRFRTVGCYPAGQTPDMKYGKPGERPAADRAIAAVPLPKLDPVYGKIGSLLKHWKTLT, from the coding sequence ATGAACGCAATTGTCCAGCAACCGAAAAGCACGGTCGTGAAGCTGTTCCCGTTAAACGGCAACTTTCCCAATAATCCCAAGCTGCCGCTGGTGATCTACGACCAGGCGCTCAAGCTGCCCCCGGACGGTGCGCCGGACGAGATTGAAAAGTTGATCCAGTCGAACGGATGGGGGAACAGCTGGCGCTGGGGGCTCTACGACTACCACCACTACCACAGCACCGCCCACGAATGCCTCTGTATCTATCGTGGAACCGTCACCGTCCAGTTTGGCGGTGAAAAGGGTTTCAAGGTCGTGGCCGAGGCCGGCGACGTTGTCATTCTTCCGGCGGGCCTGTGCCATAGGAACATCCAGTGCTCGCCCCGCTTCCGCACCGTCGGTTGCTATCCCGCCGGGCAGACACCCGACATGAAATATGGCAAACCCGGCGAACGGCCCGCCGCCGATCGCGCCATCGCCGCCGTCCCGCTGCCCAAACTCGACCCCGTCTACGGGAAAATCGGTTCATTGCTGAAGCACTGGAAAACCTTGACGTAA
- the trhA gene encoding PAQR family membrane homeostasis protein TrhA, whose translation MTDKRPYSFGEELAHSITHGIGFFAGLAVLAVLVVFSALRKSPWEVVSCAVYGTTFILLYLSSTLYHAITNPRAKAVLKIVDHSAIYLLIAGTYTPFALAPLRGALGWSIFGAIWGAALVGIFFKAFFTGRFKVVSLASYLFMGWFCVIAVKPLFRELTTAGFVFLAAGGLCYSVGAIFYAWKSLKWSHAVWHLFVLAGSLCHFFSVLFGIAL comes from the coding sequence GTGACTGATAAACGCCCCTATAGCTTTGGCGAGGAGCTGGCGCACTCCATCACGCACGGCATCGGCTTCTTTGCGGGCCTTGCGGTGCTCGCGGTGCTGGTGGTTTTTTCCGCACTGCGGAAAAGCCCGTGGGAGGTGGTGAGCTGCGCGGTGTATGGCACCACCTTCATCCTGCTCTACCTCAGTTCAACGCTTTACCACGCCATCACGAATCCCCGCGCCAAGGCCGTGCTCAAGATCGTCGACCACTCCGCCATCTATCTCCTCATTGCCGGCACCTACACGCCGTTCGCCCTTGCCCCATTGCGCGGTGCGCTGGGGTGGAGCATCTTCGGGGCCATATGGGGCGCCGCGCTGGTCGGCATCTTTTTCAAAGCCTTTTTCACCGGGCGCTTCAAGGTGGTCTCGCTGGCCAGCTACCTGTTCATGGGCTGGTTTTGCGTGATTGCCGTCAAGCCCCTGTTCCGCGAGCTCACCACCGCCGGATTCGTTTTCCTGGCCGCCGGCGGGCTCTGCTATTCCGTCGGAGCCATCTTTTATGCCTGGAAATCGCTCAAATGGTCGCACGCCGTCTGGCACCTCTTTGTCCTCGCCGGCAGCCTTTGCCACTTTTTCAGCGTCCTCTTCGGCATCGCGCTCTGA
- the purH gene encoding bifunctional phosphoribosylaminoimidazolecarboxamide formyltransferase/IMP cyclohydrolase — MDVKIERALLSVSDKAGILDFARHLHEMDVELLSTGGTAKAIREAGIPVKDVSEFTGFPEMLNGRVKTLTPQVHAGILYMRDNEDHVKTMMDHGLGQIDLVCVNLYPFEETIAMEGVTLAEAIEQIDIGGPTMIRSAAKNMKFVTVVTDPADYARVIGEMKANNGATTEAFRFVLGQKVYARAAEYNAAIATYLAGQVADQNLSKPFVKAYSDGTELRYGENAHQKAWLYKDAESRESTIAQTEVLHGKEMSYNNYVDGDGALEAVKDLSGKPGVSVIKHTNPCGYATGETLAEAFEAAWAGDPISAFGSVIAVTKQVDLATAQCLDGRFIEAIIAPGYAEDALDHLMKKKNLRILKLKKPMGKALPQRMVKQVNGGLLVQDVDTEILESWSVPTKAPFDESKKELALFGIAAAKHTKSNAIVLVQEYKPGQFRVLGMGAGQPNRVDALKKLSVSKAVENLKTENPDISDEEIQQVIGECVFVSEAFFPFADSIDAASEMGAKFIVQPGGSIRDDEVIDACNKYGIAMAMTNMRHFKH, encoded by the coding sequence ATGGATGTAAAGATTGAACGCGCGCTGCTGAGCGTATCCGACAAGGCGGGAATCCTCGATTTTGCCCGTCATTTGCATGAAATGGACGTGGAGCTGCTGTCCACCGGCGGAACGGCGAAGGCCATTCGCGAGGCCGGTATTCCGGTCAAGGATGTTTCGGAGTTCACCGGATTCCCGGAAATGCTCAATGGCCGCGTGAAAACCCTCACCCCGCAGGTGCACGCCGGCATCCTCTACATGCGCGATAACGAAGACCATGTGAAAACCATGATGGATCATGGTCTTGGCCAGATCGATCTGGTTTGCGTCAACCTCTATCCGTTCGAGGAAACCATTGCCATGGAGGGCGTCACCCTGGCGGAGGCCATCGAGCAGATCGATATCGGCGGCCCGACCATGATCCGCTCCGCCGCCAAGAACATGAAGTTTGTCACCGTCGTCACCGATCCGGCCGACTACGCCCGGGTGATCGGCGAAATGAAGGCGAACAATGGTGCCACCACCGAGGCCTTCCGCTTCGTGCTCGGTCAGAAGGTCTATGCCCGAGCCGCCGAATACAACGCGGCCATTGCCACCTACCTCGCCGGGCAGGTTGCCGACCAGAATCTTTCCAAGCCGTTTGTAAAGGCCTATTCCGACGGCACCGAGCTACGCTACGGCGAAAATGCCCACCAGAAAGCCTGGCTCTACAAGGATGCCGAATCCCGCGAATCGACCATTGCCCAGACCGAGGTCCTGCACGGCAAGGAGATGAGCTACAACAACTATGTCGATGGTGACGGGGCGCTTGAAGCGGTGAAAGACCTTTCCGGCAAGCCCGGCGTTTCCGTCATCAAGCACACGAATCCGTGCGGCTACGCCACCGGCGAAACCCTCGCCGAAGCGTTCGAGGCCGCCTGGGCGGGCGACCCGATCTCCGCCTTCGGTTCCGTGATCGCCGTCACGAAGCAGGTCGACCTTGCAACGGCGCAGTGCCTCGATGGCCGCTTCATCGAAGCCATCATCGCCCCCGGCTATGCCGAGGACGCGCTCGATCACCTGATGAAGAAAAAGAACCTGCGGATCCTGAAGCTCAAGAAGCCGATGGGCAAGGCCCTGCCGCAGCGCATGGTCAAGCAGGTCAATGGCGGCCTACTGGTGCAGGATGTCGATACCGAGATCCTCGAAAGCTGGAGCGTGCCGACCAAGGCACCCTTCGACGAATCCAAGAAGGAACTCGCGCTGTTCGGCATTGCGGCGGCCAAGCACACCAAATCGAACGCCATCGTGCTGGTGCAGGAATACAAGCCCGGCCAGTTCCGTGTGCTCGGCATGGGCGCCGGGCAGCCGAACCGTGTCGATGCGCTCAAAAAGCTCTCCGTTTCCAAGGCGGTCGAAAACCTGAAAACCGAGAATCCGGACATCTCCGACGAGGAAATCCAGCAGGTGATCGGCGAATGCGTCTTCGTTTCGGAAGCCTTCTTCCCGTTCGCCGACAGCATTGATGCCGCCAGCGAAATGGGCGCGAAGTTCATCGTCCAGCCCGGCGGGTCCATCCGCGACGACGAAGTGATCGACGCCTGCAACAAGTATGGCATCGCCATGGCGATGACGAACATGCGCCACTTCAAGCACTGA
- a CDS encoding ATP-binding protein, whose amino-acid sequence MILGDDIDFDTRDLVPFTHHRTWVAVETTIEEVSVLFKSVDLSYVAAMSVGEVVGVCSRAYLSTLWAGPYGHALYDKDPVAAHMETNIRVLRQGTRLRDALQSHFSGKVPDLNQDVILLDEHEGFLGSISSRLLVALQQRLLDQQLKHTQAMAENVRDMNKRLRVASSEATKASEAKSSFLANMSHEIRTPMNGIMGMSQLLKGTSLDEVQQEYVRDICSSSEALLEIINDILDLSKVESSSFELEHITVNIREMARSLCRLLAVNTFERGLELGCVVGDRVPPLVLSDPTRIRQVLVNLLSNAIKFTCEGHVLLEVDYESHGKEGGEIVFTVEDSGIGMDQETLGRVFNPFVQADVSTTRKFGGTGLGLTISRRIAQVMDGDIRAESSPGCGTRFYFTARVGALDSAERAAESMPFRGTRIAGCCANSLSRMTLYRSARSLDMDAVVTTCFDELLDTLRKRNAWFDYIVLDSHVTQRELARLNQWVRAHAAGREPKLVAMCGLSQQPPGFMLDSEFSVILRRPLFPCDLSAALSSESKDFLSSVSVATVGREDRVPGALGKRVLLAEDNVVNQKVISRMLAKAGVEVVAVSDGAQAVRAFRSDEFDLIFMDIQMPVMDGLAASKAIRSLPGGAEIPLVVVTANAMKGERESFLAQGFDGYISKPVNYEALLGELREHFPGEEPIRCACGL is encoded by the coding sequence ATGATTCTGGGCGACGATATCGATTTTGACACGCGGGACTTGGTTCCCTTCACGCATCATCGAACGTGGGTGGCCGTGGAGACGACGATCGAGGAGGTCAGCGTGTTGTTTAAGTCGGTGGACTTGAGCTATGTCGCGGCCATGAGCGTTGGCGAGGTGGTCGGGGTTTGTTCCCGGGCCTATCTGAGTACGCTGTGGGCGGGGCCGTATGGCCACGCGCTGTACGACAAGGATCCGGTCGCCGCGCATATGGAGACCAACATCCGCGTGCTGCGGCAGGGAACCCGCTTGCGCGATGCCTTGCAGTCGCATTTTTCTGGGAAGGTTCCCGACCTCAACCAGGATGTGATCCTGTTGGACGAGCACGAGGGATTCCTCGGGAGCATTTCCTCCCGGTTGCTGGTGGCGCTTCAGCAGCGCCTGCTCGATCAGCAACTCAAGCACACCCAGGCGATGGCCGAGAACGTGCGGGATATGAACAAACGGCTGCGGGTCGCCAGTAGCGAGGCCACAAAGGCCAGCGAGGCCAAGAGCAGTTTTCTCGCGAACATGAGTCATGAGATCCGCACCCCCATGAACGGCATTATGGGCATGAGCCAGCTGTTGAAAGGGACTAGCCTCGACGAAGTCCAGCAGGAGTATGTGCGCGACATCTGTTCCTCTTCGGAGGCCCTGCTCGAAATCATCAACGATATCCTCGACCTATCGAAAGTGGAGTCGTCGAGTTTTGAACTGGAGCATATTACCGTAAACATCCGCGAGATGGCGCGGTCGCTCTGCCGCCTGCTGGCGGTCAACACCTTCGAGCGGGGGCTCGAGTTGGGCTGTGTGGTCGGCGACCGCGTACCTCCCCTGGTCTTGAGCGATCCCACGCGGATCCGGCAGGTCTTGGTGAACCTGCTGTCCAATGCGATCAAGTTTACCTGCGAGGGGCATGTCTTGCTTGAGGTGGACTACGAGTCCCACGGAAAAGAGGGGGGCGAAATCGTGTTTACGGTCGAGGACTCCGGCATCGGCATGGATCAGGAGACGCTCGGCCGTGTGTTCAACCCTTTTGTTCAGGCCGACGTCTCCACGACCCGCAAGTTTGGGGGGACCGGGTTGGGATTGACGATTTCCCGCCGCATCGCCCAGGTGATGGACGGAGATATCCGTGCCGAGAGTTCGCCCGGGTGCGGCACCCGGTTCTATTTCACGGCGCGTGTCGGCGCGCTGGATTCGGCGGAGCGCGCCGCGGAGTCCATGCCGTTTCGCGGAACCCGTATCGCGGGGTGTTGCGCGAATTCGCTGAGTCGCATGACCCTCTATCGCTCCGCCCGTTCGCTGGATATGGATGCGGTGGTCACGACCTGTTTCGATGAATTGCTCGATACGTTGCGAAAGCGCAATGCGTGGTTTGATTACATTGTGCTGGACTCCCATGTAACGCAAAGGGAGCTGGCGCGGCTAAACCAATGGGTGCGGGCGCACGCCGCAGGCCGGGAGCCGAAGCTCGTGGCCATGTGCGGATTGAGCCAGCAACCGCCCGGCTTCATGCTCGATTCCGAGTTTAGCGTCATTCTAAGGCGGCCCTTGTTTCCCTGCGACCTAAGCGCCGCGTTGAGTTCGGAAAGCAAAGACTTTCTCTCCTCCGTTTCCGTGGCAACGGTCGGGCGGGAGGATCGGGTGCCGGGTGCGCTGGGCAAGCGGGTTTTGCTTGCGGAGGACAACGTGGTGAACCAAAAGGTGATCAGCCGTATGCTGGCCAAGGCGGGCGTCGAGGTCGTCGCAGTCTCCGACGGCGCGCAAGCCGTGAGGGCGTTCCGTTCCGACGAGTTCGATCTGATCTTTATGGATATTCAAATGCCGGTCATGGACGGTCTCGCGGCCTCGAAAGCCATTCGCTCCCTACCCGGCGGTGCCGAAATTCCCCTTGTGGTCGTCACCGCCAATGCCATGAAGGGCGAGCGCGAAAGTTTCCTTGCCCAGGGTTTTGATGGCTACATCTCCAAGCCCGTCAACTATGAAGCCCTCCTCGGCGAGTTGCGCGAGCACTTCCCCGGCGAGGAACCAATCCGTTGCGCTTGCGGGCTGTAG
- a CDS encoding UTP--glucose-1-phosphate uridylyltransferase, with translation MEPTFMDNTELAGLKANWGTISESRQELVAALVAAGQAHLFAGWDEPGTNDEAKAAFLDSLVKINGNYPGGLSGYIANARKLLAESKAGANPFEGLTPEQPEKVDLTSFSEAFEQYEAIGAGKFDKVGVVLVAGGLGERLGYNGIKLDIAVEVLEQTSYLKHYADNLLAMQARSASKRPVPFIIMVSQDTGPKTIESLEANHYFGLRKEQVHILQQELVPAIADNDGALALESAYQLILKPHGHGDIHMLLHTSGVAAKLAAEGIEYFMFIQDTNGPSFNTLPAAIGVSVEHGYDFNSLAIRRKPGEAVGGLARLVGEGREFTLNVEYNQLDPLLRATINPEGDVADETGFSPFPGNCNTLVIKVDSYVRILEASQGIIAEFVNPKYSDETKTAFKKPTRLETMMQDLPKLFGEAEKVGVTIFDRMWSFSPNKNNVADAAAKIASGGPADASATAENDFYGAGRARLEVAGMKVEEAGEKMILGVPFTLGPKVILRPSFAMTLAEGREKVAGGSISGEATLILEGADIKLENVELSGTTGLVVKACEGAKVTVKGKFENEGFELVELGADADVPEYLKIRGYRFENRGAAIFEFDEPGEYTVQP, from the coding sequence ATGGAGCCAACTTTTATGGACAACACCGAACTCGCCGGCCTGAAGGCCAACTGGGGAACCATTTCCGAATCGCGGCAGGAGCTGGTGGCGGCGCTGGTTGCCGCCGGTCAGGCGCACCTCTTCGCCGGATGGGACGAACCCGGCACCAACGACGAGGCCAAGGCCGCGTTTCTCGATTCGCTGGTGAAGATCAACGGCAACTATCCGGGCGGCCTGTCGGGCTACATTGCCAATGCCCGCAAGCTGCTGGCCGAATCGAAGGCCGGCGCCAATCCCTTCGAGGGGCTGACGCCGGAACAGCCGGAAAAAGTGGATCTCACGTCGTTTTCCGAAGCGTTCGAGCAATACGAGGCCATCGGTGCCGGCAAGTTCGACAAGGTTGGCGTCGTCCTCGTGGCTGGCGGCCTCGGCGAGCGCCTGGGCTACAACGGCATCAAGCTCGATATCGCCGTCGAGGTGCTGGAGCAAACGTCCTACCTCAAGCACTATGCCGACAACCTGCTGGCCATGCAGGCGCGCTCGGCATCCAAACGGCCGGTTCCGTTCATCATCATGGTTTCGCAGGATACCGGCCCGAAAACCATCGAGTCGCTGGAGGCCAACCACTATTTCGGTCTCCGGAAGGAGCAGGTGCACATCCTCCAGCAGGAGCTTGTGCCGGCCATCGCCGACAACGACGGCGCGTTGGCGCTGGAATCGGCGTATCAGCTGATCCTCAAGCCGCACGGCCATGGCGACATCCATATGCTGCTGCACACCAGCGGTGTTGCGGCCAAGCTGGCGGCCGAGGGCATCGAATATTTCATGTTCATCCAGGACACCAACGGCCCCAGCTTCAACACGCTGCCGGCCGCCATCGGGGTCTCGGTTGAACACGGCTACGACTTCAACTCGCTGGCGATCCGGCGCAAGCCGGGCGAAGCCGTCGGCGGTCTGGCCCGCCTGGTTGGCGAAGGCCGGGAGTTCACGCTCAACGTCGAATACAACCAGCTCGACCCGCTGCTGCGCGCCACCATCAATCCCGAGGGCGATGTGGCCGACGAGACCGGGTTCTCGCCCTTCCCGGGCAACTGCAACACGCTGGTCATCAAGGTCGATTCCTATGTCAGGATCCTCGAAGCCTCGCAGGGCATCATTGCCGAGTTCGTGAATCCGAAATATTCGGATGAAACCAAGACCGCTTTCAAGAAGCCGACCCGCCTCGAAACCATGATGCAGGATTTGCCGAAGCTCTTTGGCGAAGCTGAAAAAGTGGGCGTCACCATCTTCGATCGCATGTGGAGTTTCTCCCCCAACAAGAACAACGTTGCCGATGCGGCCGCGAAGATTGCCTCCGGCGGCCCGGCCGATGCCAGTGCCACGGCGGAGAACGATTTCTACGGCGCCGGGCGCGCCCGGCTGGAAGTGGCGGGCATGAAGGTGGAGGAGGCCGGGGAAAAAATGATCCTGGGCGTACCGTTCACGCTGGGCCCGAAGGTGATTCTGCGCCCCTCATTCGCGATGACGCTGGCCGAAGGACGCGAAAAGGTTGCCGGTGGTTCGATCTCCGGAGAGGCCACGCTGATCCTCGAAGGTGCGGACATCAAACTCGAGAACGTCGAGCTTTCCGGCACGACCGGCCTTGTGGTCAAGGCCTGCGAAGGCGCAAAGGTAACCGTTAAGGGCAAGTTCGAAAACGAGGGATTCGAGCTGGTCGAGCTCGGTGCCGACGCGGATGTTCCGGAATATCTCAAGATTCGCGGCTACCGGTTCGAAAACCGCGGCGCGGCCATCTTCGAGTTCGACGAACCCGGCGAATACACTGTTCAGCCATAG